CCAAATCCAACGGATTCATAACCAGCAATATTTTAATGTAATCAAAGTGATCTGTAGaaaaaaacaaatgtaattcaTTATAGAAACAAGACTACATCCTTATAAATAAGATGTAAGCTTGCGGCAATACACGGCAAATTCAGTCACATGACACATAGATCATGCAACATCGTTCCTATTATTAagagctcagagctggtgtagccTGTTTTTGGCCTGTTCCATTTTGTGCATGCCTCCCTGTGTGCAGGTCCGTGACCCCTTCCTGCCCCCTCACCGCCCATATGAGGCAAAAGGTGCAAACTTGAGAAAAGTGCACATAAAATTTGCTTTTTTCAGTTTGGCCCAGACATTGATAAGTGTGCCCCTACATGTATCACTACTTACCTGCCACATCAGACAAATTGGCAACCACTCTTGCATGTGACATAGTCATTATAGAAGTTCACCATCACCAGACCCTTCTTTTCTTTCTGTATAGTAAAATAAAGGGTGACATGGTATTTCATACTTGTATCATTATTTGCAATGTTCCAAAAAATCACCACTTAAGAGGTATCTAGGGAAATACATATCATGGTTGTTACGACACACCTTGGATCCCAGGCTAGCCCTGCATCCCCCTTCTCATTGGTTAGATAGAGCTTATGCAGAGCACTTGAagtattactgtcatttaaatgaaCTTTTAACATGTAGTGCAGACAGGTCAAAACATTGACCACGGTCCTttgtgctgagaccccctctgaTCACtagttcccatagaaaacctctccttctctgaacagttcctgtctcagacagaggaggcagcagagagcactgtgtcagactgggaaggaaacacaacttcctgcaggacacacagcagctgataagtatggaaagacaagatttttaaacagaagtaaatcacaaatctatataaatttctgaaaccagttgatttaaaatatatatatttttggcaggagtaccccttttattTCATTACCGTTAAGGCCGATAATAGTTTAAAGTAATAGTGCTTGTTGAAAGgcgacgatcagccaacatgtacAATGTCAACTGATCGTAATCTTTTATTATGCTGAGCTGACAAAATCCCAATTATGTCAGTGATGGTCTACCACCGAAGACTTCAATGGGCTGCCTGAACGATCTAATGGTTGCTTGAGCTGCCCCTCccactcactgtgtgtgtgtaatagcagtgGCAGCAAGTGGGAAGTGAGCGCTGAGCTGACAGGAGTTTGCTTCCCCAAGAAAATCGTGCCATGTAATAGTGACAGAATTACAGGTCTATTCTACTGCTCAGGTCAAGGTATGCAGTTGTCACAGTAGAGAAGGCAAGACTGTAAAAAGGGGGACAGCTGGAGcctgaccttaaaggagaagtccggcgaacatttttattaaagtattgtattgcccctcaagtgttatataaatcaccaatatacacttattacgggaaatgcttataaagtgcttttttccctgcacttactactgcatcaaggcttcacttcctggataaaatggtgatttcacaacccgactcccagagctgtgcgggctgtggctgctggataggatgatggcagagggatgctcagtgtcactccagtgccctgtgtccctcagtgtccccctgccatcatcctctccagcaaccacagccggaacagctctgggagtcaggtcgtgacatcaccatgttatccaggaagtgaagccttgatgcagtagtaagtttaGTAgtaaggaaaaaaacactttatgtgcatttcctgtaataagtgtatattggtgatttgtataacttttttttttttgggggggggggggcaatacaatgctttaataaagattttcgctcGACTTCTTCTTTAAGTTCAATTCCATTAATGCAGATGTTTTATGCTTTTCATACCACTATTCTGAGAACGTCATCTGGTACATTCCTGGCATGGTTACATAGCTTGAAAGCAGATGAGTGGCTGAATATGACGGGGGCCTGAGAGACCTCTAATGTATCCTTCATTGTCTTCACTGAAACATGAGCTAAATCCACGATCATTCCAAGGCGATTCATTTCCAGGATGACACTCTGTATGGAGAATGTAAGTCCAGATGTTAAAATGCTTTGTTGGACAGGCATGTCCCTTTAAAATAACTCAAATTTAAATTCCATGTGGTAATATCCCTGCACATTTGTGCCTATGCATATGTTTATAGGGCAAGGGTTGTATAACTTAGTATAGATGAGCTTTAATAAGATTATTTTTATAATGCTATCATGAACTAGAAAGCTCAGGGTGAACAGCTCTAAAGTACCTGTTCAGGTAGCCGCCTCAATACACTGGAATTTTatgcatatatattttttgaggATCAGTATTAATACTATGAAATGCAACctgtacaactactactcccagcattccctgacagtCACAGGCCACGCTTTCAACTAAGTGATGAATCACAGGGTAAAGCTCACTGCTCTATTGCTTATGAAAAGGGTTGGCCTGGGTTGGCTTTCTTCATCTTCTTCATGGACAGTTAAACCAACACTGAACCCTTCCTTTTTACAGGTGCCATAATGGGAGGTGAATGGAAAAAACGGAATTTAGGATTTACCACCACTTTTCCATTATGGAAAGGACAAATCCTATGTCCCTTTTTAAGGGACGGGTGTATACAGGCATCAACTACCAATAGTTAGGAAAGCATCTTAATGTTTTGCTATGGGAGTTTTCTTCCTTGGATTACATAACTAATTTTACCACAGAAATTAAAATGTAACCTTTATCAGTTTAGTTAAAATAAAACATGGCCACAAATAAGCTCCAAGCAATTTGAACACCTGGATAGCAATAATATAGTTTCTTCCAACAAATAACTTGGGGTCCTCAAGAGACATCAAAATATAGCACTGAATAATATTGGGTCAAAGTACAATATTTTGGGATGGTAAATACTGATAGTTTCATTGTACGGTTATAGCCTACAAGCAGTAGAATAATTATAGTTGATTAAAGCAAAGTTCATGGGTAAAACGCACAAACATATATAGATGAGACAATAATAATATACTGCTaggtaatatacagatacaccgaAAATACAGATTAACACATGTCCTAATAAGGGTAACTCACACTTCTACGTGCCAGtgaagtgtcccagagcaggtgtgctACTACTTCCTAGCACAACTTGTGGTCAGGTATTATTCTATGTCAGTATGCTCTGGTTAAAGGACTCTACACTTCTGCTACTAGGTGTCACCAGAGTCcatgtattatactgtattcacTTGACTGCACAGCTGAATGTTTTCCAAAGGGTTAACTATGCACTTGTTATGTGTTGTGGTTGTCcaatccttagggccctattccaccggacgattatcattcagattatcgttaaatcgttcgaatttaaacgataattgttcggttgaaatgcagttaacgattaatgaccgaacgagaaatcgttgatcgctttataagacctggacctatttttatcgttgctcgttcgcaaaacgttcgcaaatcgttcgcattgaataagacatcgttcggtcgttcgcactagatacaaacgcaatagcgaataaaaagcgaagaagaaacgatcgcaattacgatcataagtaaagattatcgttccatggaaatgagtgaacgttttcaggtctttcgcaatagcggtcgtttgagattgttaatcattaacgattatgcaaacgataatcgtccagtggaatagggcccttagactgggtACCACACACCATACTGGCCTATCATACACTCATGTCTTCATCCTTCCAGATtcttccccaccaatgggagacAAATCCCATTGACTATTATAAAAGCTCCCTGAAGGTCCTTCTCTAGTCCTCAGTTAGTTATATTTATAGAGAGTGTACAGAAGGTGTGTTCTTGCAGAAGTGTATTCCAGGGCCTTGCCTGtaggccaggtcccctgtcagggactTCATGCTACAGTGATTATTCTCAAGGACTACAAAACctagttatgcagtgctaaagcctAAAGTTGGGGTAACGACGACAAGGAAAAACCTTGTGTACTTCAGGGGTGACAATCTCTAACAAGTCAGGACATTCCTGAGAAGTTGTGGGTTCGTCTGCACTGGGGCAAAGTGCAAATAAACcaaacagtgttggactggggtatctggggcccaccagaggaagtgATCCtgaggggcccaccaatgaaaaacctgtgagaaatgacatgtcaatcagtgtttgtgcaggttctaaagctgggggcccaccagatgaccctctggtgggccagtccgacactgaagcCAAAGTACTCCATTGATCTTCGCTCAGCCTTCTCAGGGAAACTTGATTGGCTAGCTTCGCCCGGTTGTGCAATCTCTGGGCTCGTGCTAATAGacctggcactctgtgatctcttctggCAGAATGTGGTATCTTTCCAAATGATGAGTGTGAGTTCTTCTATCAAGATTTATCTACTGAGTCAAGTTGCCCTGACAGAGTACTGCTTCTAAATAGACAAGGTTCCCTGGTAGCTCTGTAGCCGTCTCACAAGTCAAGCCTACTTTCACCTCAACCTAATGTACTAAACTAAGCCAAAAGTACACAGAAACTGCCTTAAACCTATTTATATACCTCAAGTGCCCAGTCTAAAGGACTATTGTTGTGTTTGCACCTTATTGCCAAAGCACTATTTTTTGTGTATTGCAGTTGGCCAGTAAAGCTGGTAACTTCTTTAAGGGGACACACTtgctggatccgcagcgagtccactcgctgcggatcccgcccctattctttcaatgttagacaaaatcgcagcagggatgtacatccctgctgcgagtttgtccccagcccgccccattaaccccctggccgccggagcatatactttacctgatcccggctccgtcTTGCTTCGGCAGTTtccggagtcttcagcaagccggagccgggatcatgTAAAGTATATGCTTGCTCCAGTGCCCGCCTGCAGCCACGGCCATCTAATCAACCCCCCACAGCCCCGATTGCCCccagcagccccggccgtctgatcacccctcCGCAGCCCCAGGCggctcccccgcagccccgatcggcccccgcagccacggccgtctgatcacccccccgcagccccgatcactctcctgcagccccggccgcccgatcgcccgcaGATCGGGGGGAGGGCgattggggctgcggggggggtgatcagacggccgtggctgcggggggcgatccggGCTGTGGGGGAGCCGGCCGGTGCTGctgggggtgatcagacggccgtggctgcgggcgggcactggagcAAGCATATACTTTAcatgatcccggctccggcttgctgaagatcGGGGCtgtgatcggggctgcgggggggtgatcagacggccgtggctgcgggggccgatcggggctgcgggggagccggccgggctgcggggggggggggtgatcagacggccggggctgttAGGGGCAATCGGCGCTGCGGGGGGTTGATCAGATGGCCGTGGCTGCAGGCGGGCACTGGAGCAAGCATATACTTTAcatgatcccggctccggcttgctgaagactccgggaaccgccgaagcaagccggagccaggatcaggtaaagtatatgctccggcggctgggtggttaacggggcgggctggggacaaactcttgtctaacattgaaagaatagggccgggatccgcagcgagtctcacggcaaatacgcagcgagaggactcgctgcggatctggcaagtgtgtttgtcccctaacACTCTGGACCCTGTGATTACTCGGCTCTGCATCTACACTTGTTCTACCTTTGCAAAGCCTAGTGTTAGTATACCTgggggtgggcataccactcctggacactgtgacaagtgcctagttggtacccctaacacctagcccactgcccaTCCTAACACTTAGCAACTCCCAGGTTACTGCACTTTGTAATTCTAAGTGAAGTCTTTTGTGAGGTGTTTTTTGGTGCATTTTTTGgtgaaaaaaatctccagtgggCGACTGGGCAGGAAGTCACTCTTCTACGCTGGGGCGGTGTAGGAGGACAGTCGGCCGGGGGAGTTGATGTACGAGGGCAGTTTGCCCAGGGGAAGGGGGTGAGGGGCAGTCAGATAGGGGTTTGGGAAGTCAGTGCAAGTTTCATAACTATTTCTATGGAAGCAGACCTaacacagggccccatagcagttgcgtggtctgcctccatggtagttaCACCATTGTGTCTGAGAATCCGTACCAAGCTGCTGCTTAGCCAAAGTACAGATTTTCAGGAGGGTGGATTAGATAAGTAATACAGAGGCAAACTAATGGTTGAGGGGAAGTTCAGGTACAAAAATTGTTCAGTTTAGCTTAATAATATattttgcaaaaattcttattatggcctaagctaactaaaactaatTTGCCAAAATCTTTAATGGTTATGCTTTAATGCTGTGTAATAAAGTGTGAAGATGTATCTGATCAGAACTCTTATGTTCCTGAGTAGAAATCTTGAAAATAGATGAAATAAGATAATATAAAAGAGCATCTGAAGCTTCTGCATCAACAAAtgatacagtgtgtgtagcatgtAACTGCAGCTTTTCAgatgttgcaatactacaatatATGACACCAttttattcttacctttccaaaTTCAGACAAGCCATTGCTTTTAGGTGGATCTGACCCTGTATCCACCAGCCAGTTATCCACCCTGTTGAGAAATCAATGGGTataatctgttaaaaaaaacaaatttaaaggggaactagcagCAGGTTACAAGACCCTAACTGATTACCACTtccagtgcaccgatctgcctTACCAGCTCATCATCATTCTTCATGAATATGGAGTGATACCAATGCCTCAATAtccatgaagggggggggggggagagttgtCATAGGCTGTTTAGGGCAAATCAGAGCACTGAAGGTGATAGTCCTAGGGGAATTGAAGTAGAACCAGTGTACAAATATATAGGTCTTGACAAATCCCCTTGAAGCTCCTTGGGTCCGGATGCAAAATCTATAATGTACCTAGCCACTACAACTGGTGCCATTGATAATACTGTCATTTCCGTATATAGCAAAGGGGTCTTTGAGCTCCAAGGCCTTGGTTAAATTGCACCTTTTACAGCTCTTACAGCACCAATCTGATTACTAATTTATCTGTCAACAATACATTGGGGTTATGTAGAAACCTGAGGGAATAAAAGGACAGCAGAACAACAGACTTGGTTGGCCAAAGTTATCACcaataatacaatatatgaaTGCTGATTTTAAACCTGCAGTCATGGAGTTTGTTAGTTGATGTCCCCTGGAATCTGCCTTGTTGGGAGTACATTTTAAATAAAGGTTGACATTCTTGTTGACAAAGTAAAAacaatcttaattttttttttatctggttaCTGTTCTTACCATGGGACGTTACAGCTGTGTGTCAAGGTCATATACCGCACTCCTAGATTGTAAAAGGTCCTTAGTACTCCCAAGCTGCTGTCAATAGAGTGTCCACCCTCCACGCCAATTAAACTTGCAACTTTTTTAGTCCGGAAAGCTTCAGCAATCCCTTAGTAAGGAATACATGAACAGTTACGTAAACAGCCccaaatgcaaaatctgtaaacaGTCCCCAGTCTACCATATGCCATTTATAATATTATCTTCCTATTTGACAGAGGGACTTGAGGCCATTTCCGGGCAGGTGTGACAACTACCTATGTACCCCCTATAGCTATCTTCACTGAGAGAACAGTCACTAGACCATGGTGCCAAAGCTAACGCTCAGAATTACCACTGAGGTGGCATAGAATGTATTTAACAAGAAAATTATTGATGTCATTAAGGTATGACTTTCCTTAACTTTAATAA
This portion of the Dendropsophus ebraccatus isolate aDenEbr1 unplaced genomic scaffold, aDenEbr1.pat pat_scaffold_1394_ctg1, whole genome shotgun sequence genome encodes:
- the LOC138775201 gene encoding LOW QUALITY PROTEIN: dipeptidase 1-like (The sequence of the model RefSeq protein was modified relative to this genomic sequence to represent the inferred CDS: deleted 1 base in 1 codon); translated protein: MSTKYTWALLGILTLVVCELVTVVNSNRDEALRIMENAPVIDGHNDLPWQLLDKFNNQLSKVNLLTLNDTHTNIPKLQEGRVGGQFWAAYVPCATHGKDAVKRTLEQIDVIHRMCEHYPDVFVCVDSAEGIAEAFRTKKVASLIGVEGGHSIDSSLGVLRTFYNLGVRYMTLTHSCNVPWVDNWLVDTGSDPPKSNGLSEFGKSVILEMNRLGMIVDLAHVSVKTMKDTLEVSQAPVIFSHSSAFKLCNHARNVPDDVLRIVKEKKGLVMVNFYNDYVTCKSVANLSDVA